Below is a genomic region from Triticum dicoccoides isolate Atlit2015 ecotype Zavitan chromosome 5A, WEW_v2.0, whole genome shotgun sequence.
GCACTGGCTGCTCCTTGTTGCTGGATGAGGGGAGGCGAGCGGATGAGGGAGGCTCCTGGAGGAGGGGAGGCGCTGGCTGGCTGATGTTGCTGGCGGCTGCTTGGGGCGgaggcggtggcagcggcggcggcggcggcggctgctcctCTGGGGAGCGGGAGccctaaacctagatcgggagaagGGAGGGATACATGCGAGGCTATATTTTGGGCAATTAGTCCGCCCACCCGATAATTTGCCCTTTTATTGGCTATCAGGGCTATTTGGGCCTTTTATTGGCTATCAGGGCTATAATCAGCCGGCCCATTTAATGGGCCGAATAGGGCTATTTGGTTCGGAAGGGTGCCGTGCAGCACTTATCGTGATATTTTTTAACATTGATTGCTGTACTTTTTACCTTTTTAGGTACAATGTGTTACATGTCCGGGAACATTCAGATGGACAACAATTACTTGCCTGAAAACGATGGAGGCGTGTGGCAGTGGATATTTGGAAAAAGCATAACCAGCACTGTTTTCTtcaatcctggccctgatgatggaTATGTGGGGATTTCTGCACCATTTCCTGGGAGGATACTGCCTGTTAGTATATCTTTTCTGTGAAGTCATTACGATGTTTAAGTCTTAGCTTCATCTTCTATTTTTCAGCTTAGCTCTGAGTTGTTTCTATACTTTCCATGCAAAGCCATAGGATGCTCATGCCAATTACACCATTATTTCTGCTCATCATTAAAAGTTTACAAATCCTTTGTCACCAAAATAGAATTCTGTCACTTGTTTGTGTTACTAGCTGTGTAGTTACCAAATATCCTTGGCTGCAGACATTGAATTTTCGTCCTTTAGAAGTAATGATGAGATAAATTCTTGGTGGTAATAGGATGCATTAACATTAAAGTTACATTTAAGTATGAATTTGTTTATCCTATTTGCCTATGTTGGCTTTAAGAATGTCTTTGTTGAGTTAAAAAAGAGGTAGCTGCAGTTTTATCTTGTCAAACTAATAATAATACACTCATTGCGAATATGTATATCTCATTTTAGTGGTCATGGTATCTTAAATCACATTACTTATATTGTCAACCGAAGCTGTTGTCTTAGTCTCACCATAATTACTTGCTTTTGTTACAGATAGATCTAGCAAACTTTGGTGGAGAACTACTTTGCCAGGTAAATTATCTTGAAGTCTGTAATCTTCTTTGAAACAGTCGCATGAACCTCTTAATGTACCAAATTGCAGGCAGATTCTTTCCTCTGCTCGGTCAATGATGTGTCAGTCACAAGTAGTTCAGTTGATCAGCGGCTGCGCAACATTGAAATTGGTGCAGAGGTAGGGTAATTGTTGAGGTACCTTATTGATTATGAGGTCATGTGGCTCCTGCAAGTTTGTGTTCAGTTCATTTGGCATGCTTCTGGGAAACTTGCTTGCCAGGAAATGAAATATGCACGTTTTTCTTCTACAGATGATCCTCAAACAGAAGCTTAGGGGTCAAGGGATGGCCTTCCTTGTTGGCGGTGGATCAGGTACACTTCAGACTTCACCCTTACATCGCAGTGTTGAGTGTTAATATAGATATTAGCAATTATAGGCTTAAAGCTGCAATGCTATTATGTTTGAGTAAGTTTAGACCTGAATATTTTAGGTCTTAAATATTACAAAGCTGTGATTCTGTAAAAGCTCTAGGACAGCTTGATGCGATTATTGCTGAAACCTGAAATATGTCACGGCAAACTTCACTTTTTTACTCAAATATGGATTTTGTTGGCATGGGAGTACTTAGTACAGCATCTGATTCAGTATACTTGCAGTATTTTGTGTTAAACTGTTACCAGCTAAATTTTCCGGGAGCACCAAATCTCTATTTTATTTTACAGAAGCATGAAACCTGTTGTCTGATGCTAATTTGGTTTTGGCACTAGCAAAATATTGCAACTATGGTAAATTCGACAGGGTCGTAACTTTGGGAGCTTTTGCTCTTTACCTTTGTTAGTAATGCAGAAAATTCTTGCTCCCCGGGAGGTGATTACTGTTGATTGTGCTTGTATTGTGGCTATGACAACCACCGTTAACTTTCAGTTACAGAACCCTACCCCACATAGAAGAGCAGTCCTTGTATTCGGGGTGAGTATATCCTGCTTCTCCTTTTCATACTAGTTCAAGAGGAGCAGTATGTTTCCTTTGTGTTGAAATTTCCTTTGTTTCGTTGCATTGAGAAGCATCATCTTATGCAGGGTGTCAACCAGCTAAAAGCATCTCTCACAGGACCTGGCGTCGTTTTCATTCAGAGCCTTCCCTTCAATCGGCTCTCGCAGCGCATCGCAAGGTAAGAATTCCGCTGCAACACATCGCTTCCCAGTTCCCACAGCCCTCTTGCCTGTCACTGACTGTAAGTTCATTCATGTATTCTCAAGCAGTAGATCGGTGGGGGCCCCAAGCTTGAGAGACAACCCCAGGTTCTTCATCCAGATCGTCATGTTCTTCTTCCTGGCCTATGTCATGATTGTGTCGTCAATAATTCTGACGGATGTTTAGGCGATGATGCGACGAGCATATTGGtgtaatccttttaggatgttgccTGGAAGTTGGAAGAGTCAAAGTTGTTGCACCTTANNNNNNNNNNNNNNNNNNNNNNNNNNNNNNNNNNNNNNNNNNNNNNNNNNNNNNNNNNNNNNNNNNNNNNNNNNNNNNNNNNNNNNNNNNNNNNNNNNNNNNNNNNNNNNNNNNNNNNNNNNNNNNNNNNNNNNNNNNNNNNNNNNNNNNNNNNNNNNNNNNNNNNNNNNNNNNNNNNNNNNNNNNNNNNNNNNNNNNNNNNNNNNNNNNNNNNNNNNNNNNNNNNNNNNNCGTGAGTAAGCCTGGGAAGAAATCGCACAGCTGTTGTTAGAAAACATAGTGGAAAGTTTGTCAGATTTCTTTTGTATTATGGTTTGCGACAAGCAGCCCTTGTTCGTGTGTAGACAGCAAGCTCAAGTTGCACAGCATAGGTTGAATATTACCATTGACATTGACTTAGATCCCATTGAGCAGTTCGGTCCATAAAGTTGTTGGTGTATTTCTGTGCTCCATATCTTATTAATTTGCAAGTTCGTATATCTGAATCCACTGCCTGGAAAGAGGATGGCGACCCAGGCAGGGAGAAGCGGTCGCAAGAAAAAAGCGGAGTACTGTACCAATCTAAAATGTGCCGGCTTTGCTATGCCTCATGCAATGCAACCGAAATCTTTCTCGGTTTCAGGGAGGCCATCGCGAAGTTTCCAATAAGAACTCGCCACGGGCTCACTGCTGCGTCGCAGCCAGAGGGGGTGGAAAAAACGTGGCATCATAGGGGCGCTAAAAGAGGGGGAGATTATAATTTGACCTAAATTTAGGTGAGATCGTAGAATCAACTCCAAAATTTCATATTTGACCTTGCAGTTAAGTTTACAACTCCAAAAAAATCAGCTTCAAACTCGATCCACAGTAAGATATTCAAAAAGAGAAATTCATCTATGAATAGTGCCAGCTTTGCGTGAATAGTACTTGACACTATTCACATCCAATTTTGTCCTTTTTAGTTCTCTAAGGGCAGTTCGAATTAGGAGCTGAAATTCTTTGAggttgtactccctccggtcaattttactctgcatataagaattgtctgaagtcaaacttcatatttatatgaaaaaaatatTAACAGCTACAATGCTAAATTTATACAATATGAAAACTAAAGTCATGACACATCTAATATTGTCAATTTCATATTCGGAATGTTGGtattttttttctataaacttgatcaaagtttacgaggtttgacttctgataaatcttatatgcgaactaaaaaggaccggagggagtacatcatacaCGGATGTGTCTAaaaatatttttagaattttttaacaTGTTTTGAGTCTTCTAAAAGATTGATCTCATCGAAGGTTTAGGTGTGGCCGCAGGGTTGACCGTTGGTGCCGGAGAGTGGGAGTGGGGTTTGAGGCTTTAGAAGGTTAGTCAGGGTGGCGGTGCCTCTGGCCGTGGGAGGCAGTGGCGGAGCGTAGTGGGGACAATACCGGGCCTTGGCCACCCCTTGCTAGAGAAAAATTTACACAGTATGTTTATATTTCTACTAATCGCTCTACTAATCCTCCGGCCTTGTCTGATCACCCTAGTCTTTTCTATGTCATACATTCGTTTTGGCCCCTCCTTACATTTGGTTCACGCTCCGCCACTGGTGGGAGGCGATTCGGTCTTGGGTCGGAGGGCAGTGGTGGAAGAATGTCTTTTAAGTCGGCCTCAAATGATCTTGAATTTGCTAAGTAAGAAGAGAGTTGTCTGGTTAATTAACAGAAAAATGGGTGAACACTGTCACAGTATGCCTGTAAAAGCAAGGCACTTCGAGTGACCTGGCAGCCCACCCAAGAACGTACACACGTCATCGAGGAGAAAAGCATCACCAAGGTCGCAGCCCGGTGTTATCGTCATCACACCTTCGAGAGGGTGACTCGACTTCATCATTGACGAACACAAACTAGCTCGCATGGCAATACGAATGCCGAGACCTGCGCAGGTGGAAGCCAAACAGTCAACCGCACGCGTCGGTAACCAGGCAGCTCCGACTCTGCCAACGAGCATTGCAGGAGAAATGCGCTGGACTTGCGCCAGGGCAACGCCAAAACCGACCACCCACCTCAGGTCATCGTCCCTGCAATGTCCACCTCAGCAGCTCTGACTTCATAGAGACAAAGTGAGGCATGACGACCCATCAAACACGCCTTATGAGACTGACTACCAGAGCACAACTGCAACCCTGCCTTTGCCCGAAGCCGCATTCGTTGCCACATATAGGAAACTGACATCGCATCACTGGACGGCCACCTGCCGACCACAATGTCGCGAGCGTTCAACCCATGGCACAAATGAGATCGGAAGCTCTTTAAGGAGACACCCCAAAGAGAGGAAGTGGTGATGTTGACGTCGTCGTACAACATAGGCGGGCCTTAGGCTTTCATCCAAAGATCAAGATCCGAGTGTGTAGGAGGATACGGGGCTCCACGGCGATGCCTCCAGGAAGGTGAAAAGACACCTGCAAACGTCAACACCGGCAA
It encodes:
- the LOC119303122 gene encoding uncharacterized protein LOC119303122 codes for the protein MAAPFFSTPFQPYVYQSQQGSVTAFQISGGDVQVLQVMVKSQDKLTAKPGTMCYMSGNIQMDNNYLPENDGGVWQWIFGKSITSTVFFNPGPDDGYVGISAPFPGRILPIDLANFGGELLCQADSFLCSVNDVSVTSSSVDQRLRNIEIGAEMILKQKLRGQGMAFLVGGGSVMQKILAPREVITVDCACIVAMTTTVNFQLQNPTPHRRAVLVFGGVNQLKASLTGPGVVFIQSLPFNRLSQRIASRSVGAPSLRDNPRFFIQIVMFFFLAYVMIVSSIILTDV